From a single Lolium rigidum isolate FL_2022 chromosome 7, APGP_CSIRO_Lrig_0.1, whole genome shotgun sequence genomic region:
- the LOC124673430 gene encoding zinc finger CCCH domain-containing protein 10-like — MDVADMYALLVQGNSALGGGGYLADPTTWGAWAHEGHRLWASMSEEFWVYVYKVRRCPQPCSHDWTACPYAHKGERARRRDPRRFAYVAVSCPDYRAQAQAQLAAGGGQPPPSCRRGLKCRYAHGVFELWLHPSRFRTRMCEAGRRCPRPICFFAHLPAELRGNDHIAAGALSLPMISVPPSPPRLLHRAPSPPLASPPPTAVSRGQLFDDLTLQSTQKQNRLRVLSLYSAVAADTVFSSAATSAAAAAATAAATVPTLMALPAGGGEDVKGGRCAEEEDSVMNDYQYPHVDLIMDLVS; from the coding sequence ATGGACGTGGCCGACATGTACGCCTTGCTGGTACAGGGGAACAGCGCCTTGGGCGGCGGCGGGTACCTGGCGGACCCGACGACGTGGGGCGCATGGGCCCACGAGGGGCACCGGCTGTGGGCGTCCATGTCGGAGGAGTTCTGGGTGTACGTGTACAAGGTGCGGCGGTGCCCGCAGCCGTGCAGCCATGACTGGACGGCCTGCCCCTACGCGCACAAGGGCGAGCGCGCACGCCGCCGCGACCCGCGCCGTTTCGCCTACGTCGCCGTCTCCTGCCCGGACTACCGCGCGCAAGCGCAGGCGCAGCTCGCCGCCGGAGGCGGGCAGCCGCCGCCGAGCTGCCGGCGCGGGCTCAAGTGCCGGTACGCGCACGGCGTGTTCGAGCTCTGGCTGCACCCCTCCCGGTTCCGCACGCGCATGTGCGAGGCTGGCCGGCGCTGCCCGCGGCCGATCTGCTTCTTCGCCCACTTGCCCGCCGAGCTCAGGGGCAACGACCACATCGCCGCTGGCGCCCTGTCCCTGCCGATGATCTccgtgccgccgtcgccgcctcggcTACTCCATCGCGCGCCTTCTCCTCCTctggcgtcgccgccgccgacggctgTTTCACGTGGCCAGCTGTTCGATGATCTGACCCTGCAGTCCACGCAGAAGCAGAACAGGCTTCGGGTGCTGAGCCTGTACTCTGCCGTCGCCGCCGACACCGTTTTTTCCTCCGCTGCCacctccgccgctgctgctgctgccactgCTGCCGCCACCGTGCCGACCCTGATGGCcttaccggcgggcggcggcgaggacgtgaaGGGCGGCCGTTgtgcggaggaggaggactctgtgATGAACGACTACCAGTACCCGCACGTTGATCTCATCATGGACCTGGTGAGCTAG